The Fulvivirga maritima genome segment TGCTATTAATGAATATTTGAATTCATAAAAATGGAAAAGGGAGGTTGATAAGTTTCAGCCTCCCTTTTTCATTATCCTATTACACCGGATCCTATTAGTTCTTCATCTTCATACCAGACTACAAACTGCCCTGGAGCAATGGCTTTCTGAGGGGTGTCAAAGATGACATATAGCCCATCTTCACGCATATATAAAGTGCCTTTTTCTAAGTTCTGACGATACCTTATTCTGACGTCAAAATCTTTGCTTTCTCCAACTGCTAACTGAAGGTCTGGTCTCACCCAGTGTACATCTTCAGTGGCTACTTTTAGTCCTTTTCTGTAGAGCCCCGGATGGTCTTCACCTTGTCCGGTATAAATCACGTTCTCTTCAGTATCTGTTTCTATAATGAACAAAGGTTTAGGCGTACCTCCAATGTTCAATCCCTTTCTTTGGCCAATAGTGTAGTAATGCGCTCCATTATGTTCTCCCACTACTTTCCCGTCATCTTTATTGTAAGTGAAGCTTGTAGATAGCTTAGTAAGCGTATCTGTTTCAGCTCCATTTAGTGGTATGTTTACCGGGTTGGAGGCATAATTATTAGCTTCAGCATCTATTTCAACTACTACGCCTTTTTTAGGCTCCAGTTTCTGTTGTAAAAACTCAGGTAGCCTTACCTTACCTATAAAGCAAAGTCCTTGACTATCTTTCTTATCAGCAGTAACCAAATCCTGTTCTTTAGCGATCCTTCTTACTTCTGGCTTTTCTAGTTCCCCTATTGGGAATAAAGATTGAGCCAGTTGCTCCTGCGTTAGTTGGCACAAGAAATAACTTTGGTCTTTATTTTTATCCTTTCCTGCCAGAAGTTGGTAGCTGGTATTGCCATTAGCATCAGTTACTTCACCTTTTCTGCAATAGTGCCCTGTGGCTATAAAATCAGCCTTCAAACGCTTAGCAGCCTTAAGAAAAATATCGAATTTTATTTCACGATTACATAACACATCAGGGTTAGGCGTTCTGCCTTTCTGATATTCATCAAACATATAATCAACTATACGCTCTTTATATTCCTTACTCAAGTCGATAGCCTGAAAGGGGATACCTAGCTTTTGAGCTACAATCATAGCATCATTACTGTCTTCTAACCATGGGCATTCATTGCTAATGGTTACAGTGTCATCATGCCAGTTTTTCATGAACATCCCGATCACTTCATAGCCTTGCTCTTTTAACAGATATGCGGCTACGCTACTATCTACACCACCGGACATTCCTACTACTACTCTTTTCATAATACAAA includes the following:
- the mnmA gene encoding tRNA 2-thiouridine(34) synthase MnmA encodes the protein MKRVVVGMSGGVDSSVAAYLLKEQGYEVIGMFMKNWHDDTVTISNECPWLEDSNDAMIVAQKLGIPFQAIDLSKEYKERIVDYMFDEYQKGRTPNPDVLCNREIKFDIFLKAAKRLKADFIATGHYCRKGEVTDANGNTSYQLLAGKDKNKDQSYFLCQLTQEQLAQSLFPIGELEKPEVRRIAKEQDLVTADKKDSQGLCFIGKVRLPEFLQQKLEPKKGVVVEIDAEANNYASNPVNIPLNGAETDTLTKLSTSFTYNKDDGKVVGEHNGAHYYTIGQRKGLNIGGTPKPLFIIETDTEENVIYTGQGEDHPGLYRKGLKVATEDVHWVRPDLQLAVGESKDFDVRIRYRQNLEKGTLYMREDGLYVIFDTPQKAIAPGQFVVWYEDEELIGSGVIG